One stretch of Gambusia affinis linkage group LG05, SWU_Gaff_1.0, whole genome shotgun sequence DNA includes these proteins:
- the map7d1a gene encoding MAP7 domain-containing protein 1a isoform X3, with translation MEEKTLPGATPPCSALKTSSLRPEPEGESCPLKMDNTQRMESPVKKDSDRRPMTPVKPDISRSPSSPASPVSRSKRDVTKSEERQKLAKEWREEKARYLEELSKLQATKKNQWLEKEEKARQLREQQLEERRRKLEEQRVKAEKRRAALEERQKQKLEKNKERYEAAIHRSTKKTWAEIRQQRGSWVGTGSPNSSQKETRSLALTPWESSIVDRLMTPTLSFLARSRSAASVLSNGKDGHSSLCPRSASASPLTLCAHQPHHRCSDRWRVTSSTPDITQRQHRRSSTPMDKNKKEKRDKERENEKEKKAISKEKVLKKRQSLPSMRHRPDPSPSPLSRQRPASPATPKGRNASPSPAASPKPPSTRGTPATPKARPKRASTPARIDHRTASPAPLERVKEPRRPTTPERRRSSPVAPAITVSSAASTPQTPRMPSPASTPSQPEPAASTQSARAVSPSPSPSAKPMAGTNDPEEAARILAEKRRQAREQREREEQERREQEEKERILREERIAREAEERQRREEEARAMAEEQRRRDEEKRLQEEREAEEKAKAEQEENLRLQKQKEETEARAREEAEKQRLEREKHFQKEEQERLERKKRLEEIMKRTRKTDGGEKKETKSATVGFSNDVQGETSKVSADNQAKLEESLPNNKAENGQSNFKESLPVVNGLQPVRHENGLSSKGDAGHFEDFIHLTNQDNASNGARDNSETGTSAEPILAFESEESFMKKAGPMKPQHVAEVL, from the exons CTCCCTGCTCTGCCCTAAAAACCAGCTCTCTGAGGCCTGAACCAGAGGGAGAAAGCTGCCCCCTGAAGATGGACAACACCCAGCGGATGGAGTCTCCGGTCAAAAAGGACAGCGATCGAAGACCGATGACCCCTGTGAAACCCGACATCTCTCGATCACCCAGCTCTCCTGCTTCACCGGTGTCCAGGTCAAAAAGAG ATGTTACAAAGTCAGAGGAGAGACAGAAGCTTGCAAAAGAATGGCGGGAGGAAAAGGCCAGGTATCTGG AAGAGCTCAGCAAGTTGCAAG CGACCAAAAAGAACCAGTGGttggagaaggaggagaaggcgCGGCAGCTGAGGGAGCAGCAGCTAGAGGAACGGCGCAGGAAGCTCGAGGAGCAGCGCGTCAAAGCCGAGAAACGGCGCGCCGCCTTGGAAGagaggcagaaacagaaactggaaaAGAATAAA GAACGCTACGAGGCAGCTATACACAGATCAACTAAGAAGACGTGGGCGGAAATCCGCCAGCAGAGAGGGTCATGGGTTGGCACGGGATCCCCAAACTCGAGCCAGAAAGAGA ctCGTAGCCTTGCACTGACTCCATGGGAGAGCAGTATAGTCGACCGACTGATGACGCCCACCCTGTCATTCCTCGCTCGCAGCCGCAGTGCTGCTAGTGTCCTGAGTAATGGAAAAGATGGAC ACTCTTCTCTGTGCCCTCGTTCGGCTTCAGCCAGCCCCCTCACCCTGTGCGCCCACCAGCCACACCACCGCTGCTCTGACCGCTGGAGGGTGACATCTAGCACACCAGACATCACTCAGCGGCAGCACAGACGAAGCTCCACACCT atggataaaaacaagaaggaaaaaagagacaaagaacgGGAGaatgagaaggagaaaaaggcCATCAGTAAAGAGAAGGTGCTGAAGAAGAGGCAATCCCTACCCAGCATGAGACACCGACCTGATCCAAG TCCAAGTCCTTTATCTAGACAGCGACCAGCGTCCCCAGCCACACCTAAGGGCAGAAATGCCTCTCCAAGCCCTGCTGCCTCCCCAAAGCCCCCGTCAACCCGTGGCACCCCAGCCACTCCCAAAGCCCGGCCGAAACGAGCCAGCACCCCGGCCAGGATAGACCACCGGACCGCTTCCCCTGCTCCACTGGAGAGAGTGAAGGAGCCACGCAGGCCCACCACTCCAGAGAGACGGAGGA GTTCTCCTGTGGCTCCTGCCATCACagtttcttctgctgcttccacGCCTCAAACTCCAAGGATGCCCAGTCCCGCTTCCACTCCTTCCCAGCCTGAGCCAGCGGCTTCGACCCAGTCTGCCCGCGCTGTGTCGCCTTCACCTTCTCCGTCAGCCAAGCCCATGGCTGGCACCAACGACCCTGAAGAGGCGGCCCGCATCCTGGCAGAAAAACGCCGCCAGGCCcgggagcagagagagagggaggagcaAGAGCGGCGCGAacaagaggagaaagagag GATCCTGAGAGAGGAGCGAATAGCAAGAGAGGCAGAGGAGAGACAGCGCAGGGAAGAGGAGGCGAGAGCCATGGCCGAGGAGCAGCGGAGGAGGGACGAAGAGAAGCGGCtgcaggaggagagggaggcGGAGGAGAAAGCCAAGGCTGAGCAGGAGGAGAACCTGCGCTTACAGAAACAG aaagaAGAGACTGAGGCGAGAGCTCGGGAGGAGGCGGAGAAGCAGCGTCTCGAAAGGGAGAAACACTTCCagaaggaggagcaggagagaCTGGAGAGGAAAAAG cgtCTGGAAGAGATCATGAAGAGGACACGCAAGACTGATGGGGGTGAAAAG AAAGAGACCAAGTCCGCTACAGTCGGTTTCTCCAATGACGTGCAGGGAGAGACCAGCAAAG TATCTGCTGACAATCAGGCGAAACTGGAGGAAAGCCTGCCCAATAACAAGGCAGAGAATGGACAGAGTAACTTCAAAGAAAG CCTCCCAGTGGTTAATGGGCTCCAGCCGGTGAGGCACGAAAACGGTCTGTCCTCTAAAGGAGACGCTGGCCACTTCGAAGACTTCATCCACCTCACAAACCAGGACAACGCGTCCAATGGAGCCCGGGACAACTCCGAGACCGGCACGTCCGCTGAGCCCATCCTCGCTTTCGAAAGCGAGGAGTCTTTCATGAAGAAAGCCGGCCCCATGAAACCGCAGCATGTTGCAG
- the map7d1a gene encoding MAP7 domain-containing protein 1a isoform X1 yields the protein MEEKTLPGATPPCSALKTSSLRPEPEGESCPLKMDNTQRMESPVKKDSDRRPMTPVKPDISRSPSSPASPVSRSKRDVTKSEERQKLAKEWREEKARYLEELSKLQATKKNQWLEKEEKARQLREQQLEERRRKLEEQRVKAEKRRAALEERQKQKLEKNKERYEAAIHRSTKKTWAEIRQQRGSWVGTGSPNSSQKESRCSVSAVNLPKHVDSVINKRLSKSSATLWNSPSRTRSLALTPWESSIVDRLMTPTLSFLARSRSAASVLSNGKDGHSSLCPRSASASPLTLCAHQPHHRCSDRWRVTSSTPDITQRQHRRSSTPMDKNKKEKRDKERENEKEKKAISKEKVLKKRQSLPSMRHRPDPSPSPLSRQRPASPATPKGRNASPSPAASPKPPSTRGTPATPKARPKRASTPARIDHRTASPAPLERVKEPRRPTTPERRRSSPVAPAITVSSAASTPQTPRMPSPASTPSQPEPAASTQSARAVSPSPSPSAKPMAGTNDPEEAARILAEKRRQAREQREREEQERREQEEKERILREERIAREAEERQRREEEARAMAEEQRRRDEEKRLQEEREAEEKAKAEQEENLRLQKQKEETEARAREEAEKQRLEREKHFQKEEQERLERKKRLEEIMKRTRKTDGGEKKETKSATVGFSNDVQGETSKVSADNQAKLEESLPNNKAENGQSNFKESLPVVNGLQPVRHENGLSSKGDAGHFEDFIHLTNQDNASNGARDNSETGTSAEPILAFESEESFMKKAGPMKPQHVAEVL from the exons CTCCCTGCTCTGCCCTAAAAACCAGCTCTCTGAGGCCTGAACCAGAGGGAGAAAGCTGCCCCCTGAAGATGGACAACACCCAGCGGATGGAGTCTCCGGTCAAAAAGGACAGCGATCGAAGACCGATGACCCCTGTGAAACCCGACATCTCTCGATCACCCAGCTCTCCTGCTTCACCGGTGTCCAGGTCAAAAAGAG ATGTTACAAAGTCAGAGGAGAGACAGAAGCTTGCAAAAGAATGGCGGGAGGAAAAGGCCAGGTATCTGG AAGAGCTCAGCAAGTTGCAAG CGACCAAAAAGAACCAGTGGttggagaaggaggagaaggcgCGGCAGCTGAGGGAGCAGCAGCTAGAGGAACGGCGCAGGAAGCTCGAGGAGCAGCGCGTCAAAGCCGAGAAACGGCGCGCCGCCTTGGAAGagaggcagaaacagaaactggaaaAGAATAAA GAACGCTACGAGGCAGCTATACACAGATCAACTAAGAAGACGTGGGCGGAAATCCGCCAGCAGAGAGGGTCATGGGTTGGCACGGGATCCCCAAACTCGAGCCAGAAAGAGA GCAGATGCTCTGTCTCTGCGGTCAACCTGCCCAAACATGTGGACTCTGTTATAAACAAGCGACTCTCCAAGTCCTCGGCTACACTCTGGAACTCCCCCAGCAGAA ctCGTAGCCTTGCACTGACTCCATGGGAGAGCAGTATAGTCGACCGACTGATGACGCCCACCCTGTCATTCCTCGCTCGCAGCCGCAGTGCTGCTAGTGTCCTGAGTAATGGAAAAGATGGAC ACTCTTCTCTGTGCCCTCGTTCGGCTTCAGCCAGCCCCCTCACCCTGTGCGCCCACCAGCCACACCACCGCTGCTCTGACCGCTGGAGGGTGACATCTAGCACACCAGACATCACTCAGCGGCAGCACAGACGAAGCTCCACACCT atggataaaaacaagaaggaaaaaagagacaaagaacgGGAGaatgagaaggagaaaaaggcCATCAGTAAAGAGAAGGTGCTGAAGAAGAGGCAATCCCTACCCAGCATGAGACACCGACCTGATCCAAG TCCAAGTCCTTTATCTAGACAGCGACCAGCGTCCCCAGCCACACCTAAGGGCAGAAATGCCTCTCCAAGCCCTGCTGCCTCCCCAAAGCCCCCGTCAACCCGTGGCACCCCAGCCACTCCCAAAGCCCGGCCGAAACGAGCCAGCACCCCGGCCAGGATAGACCACCGGACCGCTTCCCCTGCTCCACTGGAGAGAGTGAAGGAGCCACGCAGGCCCACCACTCCAGAGAGACGGAGGA GTTCTCCTGTGGCTCCTGCCATCACagtttcttctgctgcttccacGCCTCAAACTCCAAGGATGCCCAGTCCCGCTTCCACTCCTTCCCAGCCTGAGCCAGCGGCTTCGACCCAGTCTGCCCGCGCTGTGTCGCCTTCACCTTCTCCGTCAGCCAAGCCCATGGCTGGCACCAACGACCCTGAAGAGGCGGCCCGCATCCTGGCAGAAAAACGCCGCCAGGCCcgggagcagagagagagggaggagcaAGAGCGGCGCGAacaagaggagaaagagag GATCCTGAGAGAGGAGCGAATAGCAAGAGAGGCAGAGGAGAGACAGCGCAGGGAAGAGGAGGCGAGAGCCATGGCCGAGGAGCAGCGGAGGAGGGACGAAGAGAAGCGGCtgcaggaggagagggaggcGGAGGAGAAAGCCAAGGCTGAGCAGGAGGAGAACCTGCGCTTACAGAAACAG aaagaAGAGACTGAGGCGAGAGCTCGGGAGGAGGCGGAGAAGCAGCGTCTCGAAAGGGAGAAACACTTCCagaaggaggagcaggagagaCTGGAGAGGAAAAAG cgtCTGGAAGAGATCATGAAGAGGACACGCAAGACTGATGGGGGTGAAAAG AAAGAGACCAAGTCCGCTACAGTCGGTTTCTCCAATGACGTGCAGGGAGAGACCAGCAAAG TATCTGCTGACAATCAGGCGAAACTGGAGGAAAGCCTGCCCAATAACAAGGCAGAGAATGGACAGAGTAACTTCAAAGAAAG CCTCCCAGTGGTTAATGGGCTCCAGCCGGTGAGGCACGAAAACGGTCTGTCCTCTAAAGGAGACGCTGGCCACTTCGAAGACTTCATCCACCTCACAAACCAGGACAACGCGTCCAATGGAGCCCGGGACAACTCCGAGACCGGCACGTCCGCTGAGCCCATCCTCGCTTTCGAAAGCGAGGAGTCTTTCATGAAGAAAGCCGGCCCCATGAAACCGCAGCATGTTGCAG
- the map7d1a gene encoding MAP7 domain-containing protein 1a isoform X2, whose product MEEKTLPGATPPCSALKTSSLRPEPEGESCPLKMDNTQRMESPVKKDSDRRPMTPVKPDISRSPSSPASPVSRSKRDVTKSEERQKLAKEWREEKARYLATKKNQWLEKEEKARQLREQQLEERRRKLEEQRVKAEKRRAALEERQKQKLEKNKERYEAAIHRSTKKTWAEIRQQRGSWVGTGSPNSSQKESRCSVSAVNLPKHVDSVINKRLSKSSATLWNSPSRTRSLALTPWESSIVDRLMTPTLSFLARSRSAASVLSNGKDGHSSLCPRSASASPLTLCAHQPHHRCSDRWRVTSSTPDITQRQHRRSSTPMDKNKKEKRDKERENEKEKKAISKEKVLKKRQSLPSMRHRPDPSPSPLSRQRPASPATPKGRNASPSPAASPKPPSTRGTPATPKARPKRASTPARIDHRTASPAPLERVKEPRRPTTPERRRSSPVAPAITVSSAASTPQTPRMPSPASTPSQPEPAASTQSARAVSPSPSPSAKPMAGTNDPEEAARILAEKRRQAREQREREEQERREQEEKERILREERIAREAEERQRREEEARAMAEEQRRRDEEKRLQEEREAEEKAKAEQEENLRLQKQKEETEARAREEAEKQRLEREKHFQKEEQERLERKKRLEEIMKRTRKTDGGEKKETKSATVGFSNDVQGETSKVSADNQAKLEESLPNNKAENGQSNFKESLPVVNGLQPVRHENGLSSKGDAGHFEDFIHLTNQDNASNGARDNSETGTSAEPILAFESEESFMKKAGPMKPQHVAEVL is encoded by the exons CTCCCTGCTCTGCCCTAAAAACCAGCTCTCTGAGGCCTGAACCAGAGGGAGAAAGCTGCCCCCTGAAGATGGACAACACCCAGCGGATGGAGTCTCCGGTCAAAAAGGACAGCGATCGAAGACCGATGACCCCTGTGAAACCCGACATCTCTCGATCACCCAGCTCTCCTGCTTCACCGGTGTCCAGGTCAAAAAGAG ATGTTACAAAGTCAGAGGAGAGACAGAAGCTTGCAAAAGAATGGCGGGAGGAAAAGGCCAGGTATCTGG CGACCAAAAAGAACCAGTGGttggagaaggaggagaaggcgCGGCAGCTGAGGGAGCAGCAGCTAGAGGAACGGCGCAGGAAGCTCGAGGAGCAGCGCGTCAAAGCCGAGAAACGGCGCGCCGCCTTGGAAGagaggcagaaacagaaactggaaaAGAATAAA GAACGCTACGAGGCAGCTATACACAGATCAACTAAGAAGACGTGGGCGGAAATCCGCCAGCAGAGAGGGTCATGGGTTGGCACGGGATCCCCAAACTCGAGCCAGAAAGAGA GCAGATGCTCTGTCTCTGCGGTCAACCTGCCCAAACATGTGGACTCTGTTATAAACAAGCGACTCTCCAAGTCCTCGGCTACACTCTGGAACTCCCCCAGCAGAA ctCGTAGCCTTGCACTGACTCCATGGGAGAGCAGTATAGTCGACCGACTGATGACGCCCACCCTGTCATTCCTCGCTCGCAGCCGCAGTGCTGCTAGTGTCCTGAGTAATGGAAAAGATGGAC ACTCTTCTCTGTGCCCTCGTTCGGCTTCAGCCAGCCCCCTCACCCTGTGCGCCCACCAGCCACACCACCGCTGCTCTGACCGCTGGAGGGTGACATCTAGCACACCAGACATCACTCAGCGGCAGCACAGACGAAGCTCCACACCT atggataaaaacaagaaggaaaaaagagacaaagaacgGGAGaatgagaaggagaaaaaggcCATCAGTAAAGAGAAGGTGCTGAAGAAGAGGCAATCCCTACCCAGCATGAGACACCGACCTGATCCAAG TCCAAGTCCTTTATCTAGACAGCGACCAGCGTCCCCAGCCACACCTAAGGGCAGAAATGCCTCTCCAAGCCCTGCTGCCTCCCCAAAGCCCCCGTCAACCCGTGGCACCCCAGCCACTCCCAAAGCCCGGCCGAAACGAGCCAGCACCCCGGCCAGGATAGACCACCGGACCGCTTCCCCTGCTCCACTGGAGAGAGTGAAGGAGCCACGCAGGCCCACCACTCCAGAGAGACGGAGGA GTTCTCCTGTGGCTCCTGCCATCACagtttcttctgctgcttccacGCCTCAAACTCCAAGGATGCCCAGTCCCGCTTCCACTCCTTCCCAGCCTGAGCCAGCGGCTTCGACCCAGTCTGCCCGCGCTGTGTCGCCTTCACCTTCTCCGTCAGCCAAGCCCATGGCTGGCACCAACGACCCTGAAGAGGCGGCCCGCATCCTGGCAGAAAAACGCCGCCAGGCCcgggagcagagagagagggaggagcaAGAGCGGCGCGAacaagaggagaaagagag GATCCTGAGAGAGGAGCGAATAGCAAGAGAGGCAGAGGAGAGACAGCGCAGGGAAGAGGAGGCGAGAGCCATGGCCGAGGAGCAGCGGAGGAGGGACGAAGAGAAGCGGCtgcaggaggagagggaggcGGAGGAGAAAGCCAAGGCTGAGCAGGAGGAGAACCTGCGCTTACAGAAACAG aaagaAGAGACTGAGGCGAGAGCTCGGGAGGAGGCGGAGAAGCAGCGTCTCGAAAGGGAGAAACACTTCCagaaggaggagcaggagagaCTGGAGAGGAAAAAG cgtCTGGAAGAGATCATGAAGAGGACACGCAAGACTGATGGGGGTGAAAAG AAAGAGACCAAGTCCGCTACAGTCGGTTTCTCCAATGACGTGCAGGGAGAGACCAGCAAAG TATCTGCTGACAATCAGGCGAAACTGGAGGAAAGCCTGCCCAATAACAAGGCAGAGAATGGACAGAGTAACTTCAAAGAAAG CCTCCCAGTGGTTAATGGGCTCCAGCCGGTGAGGCACGAAAACGGTCTGTCCTCTAAAGGAGACGCTGGCCACTTCGAAGACTTCATCCACCTCACAAACCAGGACAACGCGTCCAATGGAGCCCGGGACAACTCCGAGACCGGCACGTCCGCTGAGCCCATCCTCGCTTTCGAAAGCGAGGAGTCTTTCATGAAGAAAGCCGGCCCCATGAAACCGCAGCATGTTGCAG
- the map7d1a gene encoding MAP7 domain-containing protein 1a isoform X4: MEEKTLPGATPPCSALKTSSLRPEPEGESCPLKMDNTQRMESPVKKDSDRRPMTPVKPDISRSPSSPASPVSRSKRDVTKSEERQKLAKEWREEKARYLATKKNQWLEKEEKARQLREQQLEERRRKLEEQRVKAEKRRAALEERQKQKLEKNKERYEAAIHRSTKKTWAEIRQQRGSWVGTGSPNSSQKETRSLALTPWESSIVDRLMTPTLSFLARSRSAASVLSNGKDGHSSLCPRSASASPLTLCAHQPHHRCSDRWRVTSSTPDITQRQHRRSSTPMDKNKKEKRDKERENEKEKKAISKEKVLKKRQSLPSMRHRPDPSPSPLSRQRPASPATPKGRNASPSPAASPKPPSTRGTPATPKARPKRASTPARIDHRTASPAPLERVKEPRRPTTPERRRSSPVAPAITVSSAASTPQTPRMPSPASTPSQPEPAASTQSARAVSPSPSPSAKPMAGTNDPEEAARILAEKRRQAREQREREEQERREQEEKERILREERIAREAEERQRREEEARAMAEEQRRRDEEKRLQEEREAEEKAKAEQEENLRLQKQKEETEARAREEAEKQRLEREKHFQKEEQERLERKKRLEEIMKRTRKTDGGEKKETKSATVGFSNDVQGETSKVSADNQAKLEESLPNNKAENGQSNFKESLPVVNGLQPVRHENGLSSKGDAGHFEDFIHLTNQDNASNGARDNSETGTSAEPILAFESEESFMKKAGPMKPQHVAEVL, translated from the exons CTCCCTGCTCTGCCCTAAAAACCAGCTCTCTGAGGCCTGAACCAGAGGGAGAAAGCTGCCCCCTGAAGATGGACAACACCCAGCGGATGGAGTCTCCGGTCAAAAAGGACAGCGATCGAAGACCGATGACCCCTGTGAAACCCGACATCTCTCGATCACCCAGCTCTCCTGCTTCACCGGTGTCCAGGTCAAAAAGAG ATGTTACAAAGTCAGAGGAGAGACAGAAGCTTGCAAAAGAATGGCGGGAGGAAAAGGCCAGGTATCTGG CGACCAAAAAGAACCAGTGGttggagaaggaggagaaggcgCGGCAGCTGAGGGAGCAGCAGCTAGAGGAACGGCGCAGGAAGCTCGAGGAGCAGCGCGTCAAAGCCGAGAAACGGCGCGCCGCCTTGGAAGagaggcagaaacagaaactggaaaAGAATAAA GAACGCTACGAGGCAGCTATACACAGATCAACTAAGAAGACGTGGGCGGAAATCCGCCAGCAGAGAGGGTCATGGGTTGGCACGGGATCCCCAAACTCGAGCCAGAAAGAGA ctCGTAGCCTTGCACTGACTCCATGGGAGAGCAGTATAGTCGACCGACTGATGACGCCCACCCTGTCATTCCTCGCTCGCAGCCGCAGTGCTGCTAGTGTCCTGAGTAATGGAAAAGATGGAC ACTCTTCTCTGTGCCCTCGTTCGGCTTCAGCCAGCCCCCTCACCCTGTGCGCCCACCAGCCACACCACCGCTGCTCTGACCGCTGGAGGGTGACATCTAGCACACCAGACATCACTCAGCGGCAGCACAGACGAAGCTCCACACCT atggataaaaacaagaaggaaaaaagagacaaagaacgGGAGaatgagaaggagaaaaaggcCATCAGTAAAGAGAAGGTGCTGAAGAAGAGGCAATCCCTACCCAGCATGAGACACCGACCTGATCCAAG TCCAAGTCCTTTATCTAGACAGCGACCAGCGTCCCCAGCCACACCTAAGGGCAGAAATGCCTCTCCAAGCCCTGCTGCCTCCCCAAAGCCCCCGTCAACCCGTGGCACCCCAGCCACTCCCAAAGCCCGGCCGAAACGAGCCAGCACCCCGGCCAGGATAGACCACCGGACCGCTTCCCCTGCTCCACTGGAGAGAGTGAAGGAGCCACGCAGGCCCACCACTCCAGAGAGACGGAGGA GTTCTCCTGTGGCTCCTGCCATCACagtttcttctgctgcttccacGCCTCAAACTCCAAGGATGCCCAGTCCCGCTTCCACTCCTTCCCAGCCTGAGCCAGCGGCTTCGACCCAGTCTGCCCGCGCTGTGTCGCCTTCACCTTCTCCGTCAGCCAAGCCCATGGCTGGCACCAACGACCCTGAAGAGGCGGCCCGCATCCTGGCAGAAAAACGCCGCCAGGCCcgggagcagagagagagggaggagcaAGAGCGGCGCGAacaagaggagaaagagag GATCCTGAGAGAGGAGCGAATAGCAAGAGAGGCAGAGGAGAGACAGCGCAGGGAAGAGGAGGCGAGAGCCATGGCCGAGGAGCAGCGGAGGAGGGACGAAGAGAAGCGGCtgcaggaggagagggaggcGGAGGAGAAAGCCAAGGCTGAGCAGGAGGAGAACCTGCGCTTACAGAAACAG aaagaAGAGACTGAGGCGAGAGCTCGGGAGGAGGCGGAGAAGCAGCGTCTCGAAAGGGAGAAACACTTCCagaaggaggagcaggagagaCTGGAGAGGAAAAAG cgtCTGGAAGAGATCATGAAGAGGACACGCAAGACTGATGGGGGTGAAAAG AAAGAGACCAAGTCCGCTACAGTCGGTTTCTCCAATGACGTGCAGGGAGAGACCAGCAAAG TATCTGCTGACAATCAGGCGAAACTGGAGGAAAGCCTGCCCAATAACAAGGCAGAGAATGGACAGAGTAACTTCAAAGAAAG CCTCCCAGTGGTTAATGGGCTCCAGCCGGTGAGGCACGAAAACGGTCTGTCCTCTAAAGGAGACGCTGGCCACTTCGAAGACTTCATCCACCTCACAAACCAGGACAACGCGTCCAATGGAGCCCGGGACAACTCCGAGACCGGCACGTCCGCTGAGCCCATCCTCGCTTTCGAAAGCGAGGAGTCTTTCATGAAGAAAGCCGGCCCCATGAAACCGCAGCATGTTGCAG